The DNA region attgtttttaaatagtttctgatttccaaaattgttgagaaaattagtcaaagtttatttgaccatgttagacctatgagaatttaattggacttgttgaagttgatttgaattaaatttgaggtttggccatattttttttttattttgcattttttttaattcaaaaaataccaaaaattatgagtgacttgttgacttgtaatcttcatttcttttttgtttagcattgattgatgatgacttggttcacatttgatcaattgagtttaatacttgaattctctttctctccctttcatcttcatctcattcttttcaccatttggccaatgagttaatgtcttatggttggtcttgacaaatgagaggtttaaccttctttgatccaaaccaaactcaacttgatccaagatcaagtgagttgttttgtgtccaagataggttgcttcttggtcaaacAAAAAACCTAAAGTTCATACAATACCCTTTCCCTTTTGTTTTGGCATcgcaagtttgtggagcttggcttactagtcataatctctaacttgtgttcaGTTGCCTATAATTTTATTAACCGACCTCATATAtgtgtgactactacattagtccatttacgattgcttaacatagcgctacattgtcttatgacaaactaacataaccatactaattactaactttaattttAGCATTTAATTTTTTGCAATTTACTTTAAcgtcatttatttcttgctcattattcatcttgattttcatctttgctcacttgagcacatattttatgtttatgtcatttttctcttgctcatttgagcccattattgtatataaatatattactattttgtgttgtttgtgtttgttttgatgtgaaccaaaaatgcaaaaggagaaagaacttagaattaggatttactcatgcttaaaggagttcaagagccactaggcctcatgcctttagaatgcaaaatttgttgaagagaaaccaggcctcgtgcctttagaatgttaaaattaaaagttgacctcaaaggacttcccctaaaacttattctttgtccattcctcttattatgttgtgagctttttgatgtgtgcttttgtgtgatagggatcccatcctaagattgtgaaaagaggaccattgtcatgagtaaccaagttaagagccaagccaaatggagatcctaggagcttgaattccaattatttgattgcttgttttgtgtgccaaatccaaaggaaatgagcatcttgagtcatctctatgactccaagaaaaggaactccaagggttatctttcccctcttatctttgtttgctttaggaatagcccttctctctattccccactctaaccaagccaaaaatcattttcaaaactttgagtttatttcaaattagaaacctaggccttaggcctttgacttttcaaaactcttttcataaatactcattgtaaataaactttaatctaactttgacttcattttgtaaataaatttgacttgtaaatataacccatttcaagttgttttgtggttccaatggccacttgttaaaatttttttcaaaaatttagtcataggtttgagttatcctagtggttgatgtaaatctcacctcatccttagtgttggattataagcctttcatgcttattatagggttaacccctcactagcatgttgaagccttcctcacatggtggatttttggtttaggttgagttttctccctttgataacaaaagaccttaaggcttttgattaaaatcaattcaccaatctttaagatttttaccccgaactacgaggttttgatcctcctttgtgatggtacgtaggcaatggattcatccattcaaacaacaaaatttgtaaatataatctattctcttctcatccctccaatcttttgcacaaatattttcacaaataccaacctacaacacatatttgcaaaaagggttcccttagagtactaaggatgttttgggtgcgtaaaaccttcccatttcataaccaacccccttacctagttctctgacatttttattagtttttgatttgataaaaattcttaccttggcttttgttcgctttttagcctttcctttggacaaataaaagtgcggtggcgactcgaattgtatgttgacttttggtttagtcaataaacctaaaggtaacgaaaaccccgctacaaaCATGGCGAGATTGGTAGGAAAGAACACGCAatatactacttaagcaagaagttcaccgattgcGAGAGTAGATATTCGATGCTTGAAAATACTTTTTGTGCACTAGCTTGGGATGCCAAACACTTAAGATAGTACATGCTCACTCATACAATGCTACTAATCTCCAAGATGGACCatgtcaaatacatctttgagaagcctgctctaaccAGTATCGTAGTCTGATGGCAAATGTCTTTAACCGAGTACGACatccaacatgtcactcaaaaggccatcaaagggagtgtattgtctgattatcttACACATCAGCCCTTAGAACACTACCAGTATATGCATTTCGAATTCCCCGATGAGGATATCATGTTAATTAGGGATTACAACATCCCTGACCCCGAGGAAGGACCCAAACCTGGATCCCAATGGACCTTGGTTTTTTATGGAGCTTCCAATGCTCATGGCAATGACATTGGGGCAGTTATGACCTCGCCAACTGGTTTCCACCTCCCTTTCACCGCAAGGTTAtgttttgaatgtacaaacaatatggcggagtacgaggcttgtatctttgGTATTAAAGTTGTgattgatcttaggatcaaaatccTTGAAGTCTATAGAGATGCAACCTTGGTTGTTAGCTATGTCAAACGAGATTGGGACACTAGAGATCACAAGCTCATCCCTTACAAAGAGCATGTCCTGAAACGGATCCCTTACTTTTACGAGACTACTTTTCACCATATTGCTCGAGAAGATAATCAGCTAGCCGACACCTTGGCAACTTTGGCGTCCATGTTTAAGGTCAAGTGGAAAAATGAAGCACCATCCTTTCACCTCAACTACTTGGATGAGCCCGCTTACTGTTTTGCAGCCAAAGACGAAATTGACAGTTATCCTTGGTTCTATGATATCATGAGATTCATAGAATGCCAAGAATATTCAATGAACGCATCCATTATCGACAAGAATTACCTTCGGAAACTGTCTTCCAACTTTTTCTTAAGTGGATGGGTATTGTACAAGAGATATTATGATTCGGTTTTGCTAagatgtgtgaacaagcaagAAGCAAACTAAATCATAACGGAAATCCATAAGGGATCTTTTAGAATGCATGCCAGTGGACAGACCATGGTGAAAAATATCTTGagggctggttattattggatgactatggaggtTGACTGTCATCGCCACGTCCAAACATGCCACAAGTTCAATATATATGCTGGCAAGATACATGTACCGCCAATGCCACTCAATGTCTTGATATCTCCTTGGCCTTTttccatgtggggcattgacataATCTGATGCATAGAGACAACTGCCTCGAATGGACACCATTTCATCCTTGTAGCCATTGACTATTTCCCAAAATGTGTGGAAGTAGTCTCATTCACCAACGTTACCAGACAAGTGATGACTCGGTTCATAAGAAAAGAAATCATCTGCCATTATGGGgtccccaacaagatcattattgataatggatctaacctcaataacaagaCGATGAAAGAGTTATACCAATGCTTCAAAATAGACCACCATAACTCATCGCCCtataggcctaagatgaatggcaCGATCGAGAAAGCTAACAAAAGCATTAAGAACATCAtgcaaaagatggtggaaacctacaaagattggcacaAAATGCTCCTGTTTGCATTACATGGATATTATACCTCAGTACATACTTCCACTAGGGAAAAttccttctctcttgtatatggcatggatGTAGTCTTGCCTGTTGAAGTAAagattccttccttaaggattttgactGGCGTCAAGCTTGATGAAGCCGAATCGGTTCAAGCTCGATTTGACCAGCtgaacctcattgatgagaagtGCTTGGAAGCCATCTTCCACTGCCAGGTTGACCAAAAATGCATCAAGAGGGCACATGAGAATAGGGTCTTCCCCCGTAACCTCGAAGTTGGAGACctttgttagaacaagattttggttctgcaatTTATATCTAAGTTTTGATGATAGCAAAGGATAAAACATTTTTGTACCATAATGAAATTCGCTAAGTGTGCAAGACTCTAACGAAAAATGAATCTGATGAAACAACAACTGACATCAAAAAAGTCCAGAACAACTGACTTAGAGTTAAAGGTATTCACTCTGACACTGAAGACGATGATGTCCACATCATCTGTCATCTAAAGACTCTGAAACTCTATATATGAAGGATCCCACATATGAGTACTCTAATGATCCTTACATTAGAAGAACTTCTAATTAGAGATCAGtcaagaacttctgaagaaaacACAACAgacaactatctgaagaatacaagaCCTAAGAGAAGAATCTGAATTCCGCGGACTCTGATTCACGCCTAACAGATCAGATCAATAACTTAATAACAAAGTATTCCAAAGCACTATAAAATTGAATACTCTCCTAAACTGCTATGGAAAGGATAATAAATTTAGTGTCATTTAAGTCCCATTATTGGCAAGATATCAGCATCAATGCTCCATTCAACggtatcatctccaagcactataAAAATACCCAACTTTCGTCATACCAAAATATGAAGCTATTACACAAGAATTCTGCACATCAAAATCAAGTCATACACTAAATTCTTGTTTTACGTTATCACACGAGTTGTTGTTCTAAGTGTGATTTTTGATCTTTGTTCTACTGTGTTCAtattgcttatctagaagcactaaacactttcttgtaattctaaaatagttgttgtaactttcctcaagtgacttgtgaagtctgtatacttgagagaGCTAAGAGATCGATGTACTCTTAGACGTTTGTTGTAATATTTCTAGATTATTTGATTAAgtaaggcgaaatcaccttggccgggtggactagagtaactttgaatttcaagcaaaccaggataaacttttgtgttgtttgttttGATCTTTGTGTGTGTGGCGTATCCAAAAGtttttattgtcagtgaaaataattcaaaccccctttcttgtttttctctaccttcaacCTTGTATTGAAGAAGATTCTTCTCACTCACTCTGATCAAAGGGGAAAATGGACGCCGAATTACGAAGGCTCAAACGTGTGAGAAAGATCTTCTTCGGAGGAGCCTTGatccttgcaactatggatgatgaagatCTTCCATCCACTATGAATGCGCATGCATTCAAAAAATACTACGCttgaaaaaaagtgaaaaaaaagAAATCCTGATAAGTTagaaacccgaa from Lathyrus oleraceus cultivar Zhongwan6 chromosome 1, CAAS_Psat_ZW6_1.0, whole genome shotgun sequence includes:
- the LOC127091027 gene encoding uncharacterized protein LOC127091027, translated to MAEYEACIFGIKVVIDLRIKILEVYRDATLVVSYVKRDWDTRDHKLIPYKEHVLKRIPYFYETTFHHIAREDNQLADTLATLASMFKVKWKNEAPSFHLNYLDEPAYCFAAKDEIDSYPWFYDIMRFIECQEYSMNASIIDKNYLRKLSSNFFLSGWVLYKRYYDSVLLRCVNKQEAN